Proteins encoded within one genomic window of Limnothrix sp. FACHB-406:
- the thrC gene encoding threonine synthase → MTGVLDTRRTATESPDHQHSHPTDGHHSHSGHFTHLKCKECGAEYEATAMHVCELCFGPLEVKYDYEAIARNVSREKIAAGPNSIWRYKDFLPVGSDPIDVGTGMTPLLKANRLARRLGLKNLYIKNDAVNMPTLSFKDRVVSVALTRARELGFTTVSCASTGNLANSTAAIAAHAGLECCVFIPADLESGKVLGTLIYNPTVMAVRGNYDQVNRLCSEVANSYGWGFVNINLRPYYSEGSKTLGFEVAEQLGWQLPDHIVAPLASGSLFTKIHKGFQELIATGLVESKPVKCSGAQAEGCNPIATAFKEERDFIAPVKPNTIAKSIAIGNPADGIYAVEQARKTGGHIETATDEEIVEGIKLLAETEGIFTETAGGTTIAVLKKLVEAGKINPDETTVVYITGNGLKTQEAVQSHAGQPLEIDPKLDSFERAWDRARTLDRLEWQQVLV, encoded by the coding sequence ATGACTGGAGTTCTCGATACCCGCCGCACCGCCACCGAATCGCCCGATCATCAGCACAGCCACCCAACCGATGGCCACCATAGCCACAGCGGCCACTTTACGCACCTGAAGTGCAAAGAATGTGGTGCTGAATACGAAGCCACCGCCATGCATGTGTGCGAGTTGTGCTTTGGCCCGCTGGAAGTGAAGTATGACTACGAGGCGATCGCCCGCAACGTATCGCGCGAAAAAATTGCGGCCGGCCCGAACTCCATCTGGCGCTACAAAGATTTTCTGCCCGTAGGCAGCGACCCGATCGACGTGGGCACGGGCATGACTCCCCTCCTGAAGGCTAACCGCCTGGCTCGTCGTTTGGGTCTCAAGAACCTCTATATCAAGAACGACGCGGTGAACATGCCCACCTTGAGCTTCAAGGATCGGGTGGTGTCCGTGGCCCTGACCCGCGCTCGCGAGCTGGGCTTCACTACGGTTTCCTGCGCCAGCACCGGCAACTTGGCTAACTCCACAGCGGCGATCGCAGCCCACGCGGGTTTGGAATGCTGCGTGTTCATTCCCGCTGACCTGGAATCGGGCAAGGTGTTGGGCACGTTGATCTATAACCCCACCGTGATGGCGGTGCGCGGTAACTATGACCAAGTGAACCGTCTTTGCTCGGAAGTGGCCAACAGCTACGGCTGGGGCTTCGTGAACATCAACCTGCGTCCTTACTACTCTGAAGGTTCCAAGACCTTGGGCTTCGAGGTGGCGGAACAGTTGGGTTGGCAACTGCCGGATCACATTGTGGCTCCGTTGGCTTCTGGCTCCCTGTTCACGAAAATTCACAAGGGCTTCCAAGAGCTGATCGCCACGGGCTTGGTGGAATCGAAGCCCGTGAAGTGTAGCGGGGCCCAGGCGGAGGGTTGCAACCCGATCGCCACGGCCTTCAAGGAAGAGCGGGACTTTATTGCCCCCGTGAAGCCCAACACGATCGCCAAGTCGATCGCGATCGGGAACCCCGCTGATGGGATCTATGCGGTGGAGCAAGCCCGCAAAACCGGCGGCCACATTGAAACCGCCACCGACGAAGAAATCGTGGAAGGGATCAAGCTGCTGGCGGAAACCGAAGGCATCTTCACGGAAACTGCTGGCGGTACGACGATCGCCGTCTTGAAGAAATTGGTGGAAGCGGGCAAGATTAACCCCGACGAAACCACGGTGGTTTACATCACCGGCAACGGTCTGAAAACCCAAGAGGCGGTTCAAAGCCATGCGGGTCAACCGTTGGAAATTGATCCGAAGCTGGATAGCTTTGAGCGTGCTTGGGATCGGGCCCGCACGCTCGATCGCCTGGAGTGGCAACAGGTTTTGGTCTAG